A single window of Anaerocolumna chitinilytica DNA harbors:
- a CDS encoding glycosyl hydrolase family 95 catalytic domain-containing protein produces MSNRAKAPMIIDRIPEKHCEGPFWGNSVLGAVLYVQGKQLCFSLDHSSLWEMRETLPDTPKACFQEILKNQEKYLRGDTDYVVATDIFSYATGRTKLPGLGLKITLPEKIISFYAETDIQNAVTRMKLKLRGDRLLTGQIWLDSCENVFCLSFEGAKEKEITLEASGWELDNPRLRALKDWNYKKCQWEEYQSGFCMLQEFSGTQTAVLTAEQLISQDKLKYVITMDTCESSHRKSLQKSLQIRLREYIADLKGQYYRHCRDWNAYWEGFDIMIPNERLQQAFDTEMYKLYCNERENSSPVTLQGVWNPDSRMPAWFGDLHNDLNVQSCYWPAFKTGNAKLARPYIRYYARAMKRFHLRAEKLFGIEGAIHVPTMMAPDGTGAASEWCFWNTLLGPELFVATDFCWFYEYTRDCEILREEIYPFLLGVARLYKGIAIRKEDGMLHISFTCSPEIFKDGKMLVGDDATFTIATLHYLLKKIAEYASVLKLEAEEWAAFEEELVPVAVTDKGYPIFPDIEVFESHRHFCQLFPIYPLCEEAHSQLAEKSLDTAISQGFTEFAAFSFPYLSIMASRCSRGNMARTMLEIYCMAFRSRNTFTVNGDPYQNGVIKVADTNAGEDSDAFTLESGFFIPTALCEMFVHRAKDKVWLAAGIPEEWKWAECRGLAIEGNHRVSIIIEDYVICSAALTAGCDETLTLIAGEKARIGSVYRNGEKIEYSRDNTNNTSPCKENICTINVKKGDVLLIQFQKEHSL; encoded by the coding sequence ATGAGTAATAGAGCGAAAGCTCCGATGATAATAGACAGAATTCCTGAGAAACACTGCGAAGGCCCTTTCTGGGGAAACAGTGTCCTGGGGGCGGTATTATATGTACAGGGAAAGCAGCTGTGCTTCTCCCTGGATCATAGCAGCTTGTGGGAAATGAGAGAGACGCTGCCAGATACTCCAAAGGCTTGCTTTCAGGAAATACTTAAAAATCAGGAAAAGTATCTAAGGGGAGATACGGATTATGTGGTTGCTACAGATATTTTTTCCTATGCCACAGGCAGAACGAAGCTCCCAGGCTTAGGCTTAAAGATTACGCTTCCGGAGAAAATTATAAGCTTTTATGCTGAGACTGATATTCAAAATGCAGTTACCCGTATGAAATTAAAGCTTCGAGGCGATAGATTATTAACAGGACAGATATGGCTGGATTCCTGTGAGAATGTATTTTGTCTGTCCTTTGAAGGGGCGAAAGAGAAAGAAATCACTTTGGAGGCTTCCGGCTGGGAGCTGGATAACCCAAGGCTTCGTGCCCTAAAGGATTGGAACTATAAGAAGTGCCAGTGGGAAGAATATCAATCCGGGTTTTGTATGCTTCAGGAATTCTCCGGAACTCAGACGGCGGTCTTGACAGCAGAGCAGTTGATAAGCCAAGACAAATTAAAATATGTGATTACCATGGATACCTGTGAGAGCAGTCATAGGAAAAGCCTTCAGAAGTCACTGCAAATACGTCTTAGGGAGTATATAGCTGACTTAAAGGGACAGTATTACAGACACTGCAGAGACTGGAATGCCTATTGGGAAGGTTTTGATATCATGATTCCCAATGAAAGGCTCCAACAGGCCTTTGATACAGAGATGTATAAGCTGTATTGCAATGAAAGAGAAAATTCATCTCCCGTTACCCTGCAGGGCGTATGGAATCCGGATTCCCGTATGCCTGCCTGGTTCGGTGATTTACATAATGATCTAAATGTCCAGTCCTGCTATTGGCCTGCCTTTAAGACCGGCAATGCAAAACTTGCCAGGCCGTATATCAGATATTATGCAAGGGCAATGAAGCGGTTTCATTTAAGAGCAGAAAAATTATTCGGGATAGAGGGTGCTATTCACGTGCCGACCATGATGGCACCGGATGGTACCGGCGCTGCCAGTGAATGGTGCTTTTGGAATACCCTGCTGGGGCCGGAATTGTTTGTAGCCACGGATTTTTGCTGGTTTTATGAATATACAAGGGATTGTGAGATTCTGCGGGAAGAAATCTATCCTTTTCTGTTAGGAGTAGCGAGGCTGTATAAGGGAATTGCCATCAGAAAAGAAGACGGTATGCTTCATATTTCCTTTACCTGTTCTCCGGAGATTTTTAAGGACGGAAAAATGCTGGTAGGTGATGACGCCACTTTTACCATAGCAACACTTCACTATTTGCTGAAAAAAATAGCGGAGTACGCCTCAGTTCTTAAGCTGGAGGCAGAAGAATGGGCCGCCTTTGAAGAAGAGCTTGTACCGGTAGCGGTTACGGATAAGGGGTATCCCATCTTTCCTGATATAGAAGTATTTGAGTCTCACCGTCATTTCTGTCAGCTCTTCCCAATCTATCCGCTGTGCGAGGAAGCTCACAGCCAATTGGCAGAGAAATCGCTGGATACAGCAATTAGCCAGGGATTTACGGAATTTGCAGCCTTCTCTTTCCCCTATCTTTCCATTATGGCTTCCCGCTGCTCCAGAGGGAATATGGCAAGAACAATGCTGGAAATCTACTGCATGGCTTTCCGTTCCCGCAATACCTTTACCGTAAATGGAGACCCTTATCAGAATGGAGTCATTAAAGTGGCTGATACCAATGCAGGGGAAGATTCCGATGCTTTTACGTTGGAATCAGGATTCTTTATACCAACAGCCCTGTGTGAAATGTTCGTTCACCGAGCCAAGGATAAGGTGTGGCTGGCAGCCGGAATACCGGAGGAGTGGAAATGGGCGGAATGCAGAGGACTTGCCATAGAGGGTAATCATCGGGTTTCTATTATCATAGAGGATTATGTTATCTGCAGCGCAGCGCTGACCGCAGGCTGTGATGAAACCCTTACCTTGATAGCAGGAGAGAAAGCTCGTATTGGCAGTGTTTATCGAAATGGAGAGAAAATAGAATACAGCAGGGATAACACGAACAATACAAGCCCCTGTAAGGAAAATATTTGTACTATAAATGTAAAAAAAGGCGATGTATTGCTGATTCAGTTTCAGAAGGAGCATAGTTTGTGA
- a CDS encoding cytochrome c biogenesis CcdA family protein yields MKKSSERRNRVNLLGIGVGILLLCLASVLLAGSGVYGKNKNQEKNQEKQQEAVEVYYIHNNPCESCREFLHFKQDLNTKISGEIPASAYKTIELNILLESSKSTYEQLMKKLEIPVKDRTTPMVVVGKQYLTGKENLEENTKNLLLEELGVESAGDKEWKFQAEAEQKSETGQLPGVSLKDSDSYLLYFSTTACESCESAGKLIDGLPKNLTLLMDGKEIDSRLVVEERNITKDGNLSLYQQVLKEWNIPEKDRVVPLIVFQGGYLSGKEAILAGLEKALAGGKALDFNRKVTVTNEQAEGLTLKDIPKILGAGLAGGLNPCSFSMLLLLLSLIAARSENTLKLGIIYLFSKFTAYFIIAIGFYAVFSLLESSVFASVQEVIRLLLIGAAILFAVLNFHDFLKARNSQYGKMLLKLPKKLQAADRNLMQSFLQDNKKPLWISVFLLGFLISAGEFLCTGQVYLATLLTMNYVDAGKSVFSYVLILVYILMMMLPSLIIVLLVNRGKRLHVVSDYIVNHTGLIKLINVLLFVSLGIILLLFKA; encoded by the coding sequence GTGAAGAAAAGCAGTGAGAGAAGGAACAGAGTTAACTTACTGGGGATAGGGGTTGGTATCCTGCTATTATGTCTGGCGTCTGTATTACTGGCAGGCAGCGGCGTATATGGCAAGAACAAGAATCAAGAGAAGAATCAGGAAAAGCAGCAGGAAGCAGTGGAGGTCTATTATATCCATAACAATCCCTGTGAGTCCTGTCGGGAATTCCTGCATTTTAAGCAGGACCTTAATACAAAGATTTCGGGGGAGATACCGGCCTCTGCTTATAAGACGATAGAATTGAATATTCTTCTTGAGAGCTCTAAAAGCACTTATGAGCAGCTGATGAAGAAGCTTGAAATCCCGGTAAAGGATAGGACGACACCAATGGTGGTGGTGGGGAAACAGTATCTGACGGGTAAAGAAAACCTTGAGGAAAATACGAAGAACCTGTTACTTGAAGAACTGGGGGTGGAGAGTGCTGGAGACAAGGAATGGAAGTTTCAGGCGGAAGCCGAACAGAAGTCAGAAACCGGACAGCTTCCGGGCGTTAGTTTAAAAGACAGTGATTCTTACCTTCTATATTTTTCAACTACTGCCTGCGAATCCTGTGAAAGTGCGGGGAAGCTGATAGACGGCTTGCCAAAGAATCTTACACTGTTAATGGATGGGAAGGAAATAGACAGCCGGCTGGTTGTAGAAGAGAGAAATATTACAAAGGATGGTAATCTCAGCTTATACCAGCAGGTGCTTAAGGAATGGAATATCCCCGAAAAAGACCGGGTAGTTCCTCTTATTGTCTTCCAAGGTGGGTATCTAAGCGGGAAAGAAGCAATCTTAGCAGGCCTTGAAAAAGCACTGGCAGGAGGGAAGGCACTTGACTTTAACAGGAAAGTGACGGTTACAAATGAGCAGGCGGAAGGACTTACCTTAAAAGATATCCCAAAGATACTTGGGGCAGGCTTAGCAGGAGGGTTAAATCCTTGTTCCTTTTCCATGCTGTTACTTCTGTTATCTCTCATAGCGGCAAGAAGTGAAAATACGTTGAAACTTGGTATTATATATCTGTTCAGCAAGTTTACTGCCTATTTCATCATTGCAATAGGCTTCTACGCTGTATTTTCCCTTCTGGAATCCAGTGTATTTGCCTCCGTTCAAGAGGTAATCCGGTTATTATTAATCGGTGCAGCTATCTTGTTTGCAGTATTGAACTTTCATGATTTTTTGAAAGCAAGAAACAGCCAATATGGAAAAATGCTTCTTAAACTGCCAAAGAAACTGCAGGCGGCGGATAGAAACCTGATGCAGAGCTTTCTTCAGGACAATAAAAAGCCATTGTGGATCAGTGTATTTTTACTAGGGTTTCTCATTTCTGCCGGAGAATTTCTATGTACCGGGCAGGTATATCTGGCCACACTCCTGACCATGAACTATGTGGATGCCGGGAAAAGTGTTTTTAGTTACGTGCTGATATTAGTGTACATTCTTATGATGATGCTGCCCTCCTTGATTATTGTGCTGTTGGTGAACAGGGGAAAGCGGCTCCATGTGGTCTCTGATTATATCGTAAATCATACAGGTCTGATTAAGCTTATTAATGTATTGCTATTTGTAAGCCTTGGGATAATATTATTGCTGTTTAAAGCCTGA
- a CDS encoding SGNH/GDSL hydrolase family protein, whose protein sequence is MEKIIDVNCFGDSLTYSYGGNGITYPGTLQAYLGREYQVNNLGIGGESTVTIAGRQGSIPMKVKAVTITEEIQRVEITFLESMGEIPKPLRQGEAGLNPCYLGGVKGELTITQSTTVSEDAKWYFTREKRGEPVTIEEGEVLVTDASLCKRKGIFILWTGTNDRLSSPAEESVKALIKKQKCMLDYIEETDKSYIVMGLTHLTTMEPGEVDNLNRELEKVYKDHFLDIRRKLLQAGLNNFQWKGNEQDSLDIKNGNVPSSLRVDDVHLNSSGYMFIGQQVYQKGRELGYWK, encoded by the coding sequence ATGGAGAAAATAATTGATGTAAATTGTTTTGGAGACAGCCTGACCTATAGCTACGGCGGAAATGGGATTACCTATCCGGGTACTTTGCAGGCTTACCTGGGCAGGGAATATCAGGTGAACAATCTTGGGATAGGCGGAGAAAGTACTGTTACAATTGCCGGAAGACAGGGAAGCATCCCTATGAAGGTAAAGGCGGTAACAATTACAGAGGAAATACAAAGGGTAGAGATAACGTTCCTTGAGAGTATGGGTGAGATTCCAAAACCCTTGCGTCAGGGAGAGGCAGGACTTAATCCCTGTTATCTAGGCGGAGTAAAAGGAGAACTTACGATTACCCAATCTACCACTGTCAGCGAGGATGCCAAATGGTATTTTACCAGGGAGAAGAGGGGGGAACCGGTAACGATAGAAGAAGGAGAAGTTCTTGTAACCGATGCCAGCCTTTGTAAGCGGAAAGGGATATTTATCCTATGGACCGGAACCAATGACCGGTTATCATCACCGGCTGAGGAGTCGGTAAAAGCATTGATTAAAAAGCAGAAGTGTATGCTTGATTATATAGAGGAAACAGATAAGAGTTATATTGTAATGGGGCTGACACATCTTACAACCATGGAGCCCGGGGAAGTAGATAATCTGAACCGGGAACTGGAGAAGGTGTACAAAGACCACTTTCTGGATATCAGAAGGAAACTGCTCCAAGCAGGCCTGAATAACTTTCAATGGAAGGGAAATGAGCAGGACAGCTTGGATATCAAGAATGGGAATGTGCCTTCTAGCCTGCGGGTGGATGATGTTCATCTGAACTCTTCCGGGTACATGTTCATCGGGCAGCAGGTTTACCAAAAAGGCAGGGAGCTTGGCTATTGGAAGTGA
- a CDS encoding glycoside hydrolase family 95 protein — translation MDNYRLYEKTPAVLYEDVHLLGNGSLGASVYGGVPYEQILINHDTLWSGQERDKVGKGTLEHLENCRKLIAEGKLKEANNLLNDEMLGYWSEAYQPLGNLYITMGQSGELRSMKQRRILLKETPYEYENYSRILTLKDAVERIEYDQNGIHYTREMFVSFTDQVLAVKLTAQNGVMDFALGMDSPLRHEQLVYGKSSMVGITGRAPDRVEPYEPHFNPPIVYKADETSDALRFAAAARITATDGEVIEEEFRVYVKGASFAVILLSADTNYTGFRMKRKKEESEVFKKCVERIEKASLKTYEKLRKDHIADYQSLYGRVSVDLGEAVTEGLPTSERLKRFSSLEDTALPALVMQYSRYLLIAFSRPGTQPGNLQGIWNPSTCSAWACNYTTNINVEMNYWGAEALGLPECHMPLLEFIKDLSQSGEKSARELYGARGWVTHHNTDIWRMTELAGEDASWAWWPFGGIWLCQHLWQHYEFTKDVHFLKETVYPVLKGAVEFILDYVSRDENGYIITAPSTSPENKFFYTGQRTERDISRIDAENRFSANESDISAICKASTMDITLIRELIENYVSASGVLGYGLEYDEEITDLSMNLLPFQIGKYGQLQEWDKDYEECTPGMGHVSHLYSIYPSSVINAEDTPKLYEAAHMSLLRRMQHGSTRHSWPGAWAICLNARFGDGIQCNAINSQMPERLGASLLVKGVLQIDAIMGWGAGITEMLLQSHTSALHLLPAAAPSWLNGNVKGLRARGGFTVDIKWKTGKLERAVISSVTGGHCKVRYKNTLTEVFVPAGGAVTLDGKLKQKSK, via the coding sequence TTGGACAATTACAGGTTATACGAAAAAACACCTGCCGTTCTTTACGAAGATGTTCATCTTCTTGGCAACGGGTCTCTTGGAGCATCTGTTTACGGAGGGGTGCCATATGAACAGATTCTTATTAATCATGACACCCTTTGGTCCGGGCAGGAAAGGGACAAGGTCGGAAAAGGTACACTAGAGCATCTGGAGAATTGCAGAAAGCTCATAGCAGAAGGGAAACTGAAGGAAGCCAATAATCTGCTAAATGATGAAATGTTAGGATATTGGTCGGAAGCCTACCAGCCTCTGGGAAATCTCTATATTACCATGGGACAGTCAGGAGAGCTGCGCAGTATGAAGCAAAGGCGGATTCTGCTAAAGGAAACGCCTTATGAGTATGAGAATTATTCCAGGATACTGACCCTTAAGGATGCGGTTGAAAGGATTGAATATGATCAGAACGGCATTCATTATACCAGAGAAATGTTTGTCAGCTTTACAGACCAGGTGCTTGCGGTGAAATTAACAGCACAAAATGGAGTGATGGATTTTGCCTTAGGTATGGATTCACCTTTGCGCCATGAACAGCTCGTTTATGGAAAGAGCAGCATGGTAGGTATTACCGGGCGGGCACCGGACAGGGTAGAGCCTTATGAACCACATTTTAATCCCCCTATTGTCTATAAAGCAGATGAGACTTCCGATGCCCTGCGGTTTGCCGCCGCGGCGAGGATCACGGCTACAGACGGTGAGGTCATAGAGGAGGAATTCAGAGTTTATGTAAAAGGAGCCTCCTTTGCAGTAATTCTTTTAAGTGCGGATACCAATTATACCGGATTCCGGATGAAACGTAAGAAAGAGGAATCTGAGGTATTTAAGAAATGCGTGGAACGAATTGAAAAAGCCTCTCTAAAAACCTATGAAAAGCTCAGAAAGGACCATATAGCGGATTATCAGAGTCTGTACGGAAGGGTTTCGGTGGACCTGGGAGAGGCTGTTACAGAGGGATTGCCTACTTCAGAACGCCTGAAGCGTTTTAGCAGCCTAGAGGATACCGCACTTCCGGCACTGGTAATGCAGTACTCCAGGTATTTACTGATAGCCTTTTCAAGGCCCGGTACCCAGCCCGGCAACCTCCAGGGTATCTGGAACCCGTCCACCTGCTCCGCCTGGGCTTGTAATTATACCACCAATATTAATGTGGAGATGAACTATTGGGGGGCTGAAGCCCTTGGGTTACCGGAATGCCATATGCCATTGCTGGAATTCATTAAGGACCTGTCCCAGAGCGGTGAGAAGTCTGCGAGAGAGCTTTACGGAGCCAGAGGCTGGGTAACCCACCACAATACGGATATCTGGCGTATGACAGAGCTTGCGGGAGAAGATGCCTCCTGGGCCTGGTGGCCCTTTGGCGGCATCTGGCTATGCCAGCACTTATGGCAGCATTATGAGTTTACAAAGGATGTACATTTTTTAAAAGAAACCGTGTATCCGGTATTAAAGGGTGCGGTAGAATTCATACTGGACTATGTGAGCAGAGATGAAAATGGATATATTATTACGGCACCCTCCACTTCACCGGAGAATAAGTTTTTCTATACCGGTCAAAGAACGGAAAGGGATATAAGCCGTATTGATGCTGAAAACCGCTTTTCTGCAAATGAGTCGGATATTTCTGCCATCTGTAAGGCATCCACAATGGATATAACCCTTATTCGAGAGCTGATAGAGAATTATGTCAGTGCTTCCGGGGTATTAGGATATGGATTGGAATATGATGAGGAAATCACAGACCTTTCTATGAACCTGCTTCCCTTTCAGATTGGGAAATACGGACAGCTGCAGGAATGGGATAAGGATTACGAGGAATGCACCCCCGGTATGGGTCATGTATCACACCTTTATAGTATTTATCCTTCCTCTGTTATTAATGCCGAAGACACTCCTAAGCTGTATGAAGCTGCCCATATGTCCCTGCTTCGCAGAATGCAGCATGGGAGCACCAGGCACAGCTGGCCCGGGGCTTGGGCAATCTGCTTGAATGCCCGTTTCGGGGACGGTATACAATGCAATGCAATCAACAGTCAGATGCCGGAAAGGTTAGGCGCAAGCCTACTGGTAAAAGGCGTTCTGCAAATTGATGCTATTATGGGCTGGGGAGCGGGAATTACAGAAATGCTTCTTCAAAGCCATACAAGTGCGCTTCACCTGCTGCCTGCAGCAGCACCCTCCTGGTTAAACGGAAATGTCAAGGGCTTACGCGCCAGAGGAGGGTTTACAGTTGATATCAAATGGAAGACCGGTAAACTGGAAAGAGCAGTGATTTCTTCTGTAACGGGAGGACATTGTAAAGTAAGATATAAGAATACTCTGACAGAAGTATTCGTTCCGGCCGGAGGTGCTGTTACATTGGACGGAAAATTAAAACAAAAATCAAAATAA
- a CDS encoding X2-like carbohydrate binding domain-containing protein: protein MRRKFKIAIGLLTIAAMVITTVTAVMLPTVVSAKVTSEAYNWQNVQIGGGGYVDNIIYNPGEKDLIYARTDMGGAYRWNPSTERWIPLTDTIGFDDWNNLGCDSLAADPVDTNRVYIAAGTYTNNWAVSNGCILRSADKGNTWQVTQLPFKIGANMMGRSMGERLVVDPKSNNVLYMGTRNGNGLWKSTDYGVTWSKVTTFTETGNFAPTDLDSTLYDNTLTGVVWVTFDPRSSTSGFPCQTIYVGVANKAKSGEAAKDTIFYTTNGGLTWSAVAGQPKDGYFPHHGVLSSTGMLYIPYSNGVGPYDGSKGDVWKYNTNTGVWTKISPVPSTSDDNYYGYGGLSVDAQKPDTLIVATLNSWWPDANIFRSTDGGTTWTRFWDWNGYPDRTLRYTQDISVSPWLTFGKQSIPPEPFPKIGWMMGNLSIDPFNSNRMMYGTGATVYGTDNLTAIDTGGSVKISVKSLGIEQTAVLSLISPNSGSAHLVSGLGDVTGFVHSDLTKVPAMMMITPYFSSSTGMDYAELNPTKYVRVGNTDAGTNPRIGISYDSGNNWSAGTNCWSATSTDTTGGGKVAISADGNTIVWAPSGKTPSYSTTSGSSWTACTGLPVDAFIASDRVNSNKFYGFSGGTFYVSTNKGATFTAAATGLPDPASSPSPETTPVSFKAMPGIEGDIWLTGGSEGYAYGLWHSTNSGATFTKLNNVEEADVVGFGMAAPGASYMALYISAQIDGVRGIFRSTDAGASWVRINDDNHQYGRTNMCITGDPRIYGRVYVGTNGRGIVYGDTTVTPTITPTPTATPTPTTTPTVTPTVTPTVTPTTTPTPTNSAISPTSAAFDKNTAKQADITVTISPNGNTLNGIKNGTTALTAGTDYTVSGNTVVIKKSYLSGRPVGTTSLTFDFSAGSDPVLSIIVSDTTNNGSSGLAVQMYNNGIASSTQSISPQFKLVNNGSAAISLSGVKLRYYFTEDGTAAQNFWCDWSSVGSANVTGAFVSLSAVKTTADCYLEISFSGSAGSLAAGSSAFIQTRFSKSDWSNYTQTNDYSYNSSSTAYGDWSKVTAYLNGNLVWGVEP from the coding sequence ATGAGAAGAAAATTTAAAATTGCTATCGGCTTATTAACAATTGCTGCTATGGTAATTACTACGGTTACCGCAGTCATGCTTCCTACAGTTGTTTCGGCAAAAGTAACTAGTGAAGCTTATAACTGGCAGAATGTACAGATTGGCGGAGGCGGGTATGTAGATAATATTATTTACAATCCAGGGGAGAAAGACCTAATCTATGCAAGAACAGATATGGGTGGCGCATACCGCTGGAATCCGTCCACTGAAAGGTGGATTCCCTTAACAGATACGATCGGGTTTGATGACTGGAATAACCTGGGATGCGACAGTCTCGCAGCGGACCCGGTGGATACCAATCGTGTGTACATAGCAGCCGGTACCTATACAAATAACTGGGCAGTCTCCAATGGCTGTATCCTTCGTTCCGCAGATAAGGGGAACACCTGGCAGGTAACGCAGCTGCCCTTTAAGATAGGGGCCAATATGATGGGACGCTCTATGGGCGAACGTCTTGTAGTTGATCCTAAGAGTAACAATGTGCTTTATATGGGTACCCGTAACGGTAACGGTCTATGGAAGAGTACTGATTACGGCGTAACCTGGAGCAAAGTAACTACGTTTACCGAGACAGGTAACTTTGCACCTACTGACTTGGATTCCACCCTTTATGATAATACCCTTACCGGTGTGGTATGGGTTACCTTTGACCCACGCTCCAGTACTTCAGGTTTCCCCTGCCAGACAATCTATGTGGGTGTAGCCAATAAGGCAAAGAGCGGTGAAGCAGCAAAAGATACCATATTCTATACCACCAACGGCGGCTTAACCTGGAGCGCAGTAGCCGGGCAGCCAAAAGACGGCTATTTCCCTCATCACGGGGTACTCTCTTCAACGGGTATGCTATACATTCCTTACAGCAACGGTGTTGGTCCCTATGACGGCTCAAAAGGAGATGTCTGGAAATACAATACCAATACCGGAGTCTGGACAAAGATAAGTCCGGTTCCCTCCACCAGTGATGACAATTACTATGGTTATGGCGGTCTTTCTGTGGATGCACAGAAACCGGATACTCTTATTGTAGCCACACTAAACAGCTGGTGGCCGGATGCAAATATCTTCCGTTCTACGGATGGAGGGACTACCTGGACAAGGTTCTGGGATTGGAACGGTTATCCGGATCGTACCCTTCGCTATACCCAGGATATCTCTGTTTCACCCTGGCTTACTTTCGGAAAGCAGTCTATTCCGCCGGAACCCTTCCCGAAGATTGGCTGGATGATGGGCAATCTTTCAATTGACCCCTTCAATTCAAACCGTATGATGTACGGCACCGGTGCTACGGTGTACGGAACGGATAATCTTACGGCTATTGACACCGGCGGCTCAGTTAAGATTTCAGTAAAATCCTTAGGGATTGAACAGACGGCAGTACTTTCTCTGATAAGCCCTAACAGCGGCTCGGCTCATTTGGTCAGCGGACTTGGAGATGTTACAGGGTTTGTACACTCAGACCTGACAAAAGTTCCGGCTATGATGATGATTACACCTTATTTCTCATCTTCAACCGGCATGGACTATGCGGAATTAAACCCTACAAAATATGTAAGAGTGGGAAATACGGATGCAGGAACTAATCCCAGAATTGGTATCTCCTATGACTCCGGAAACAACTGGTCGGCGGGAACAAACTGCTGGTCGGCAACCAGTACGGATACTACCGGCGGTGGCAAGGTAGCCATATCGGCAGACGGTAATACCATAGTATGGGCACCCTCCGGGAAAACACCTTCCTATTCCACCACTTCCGGAAGTTCCTGGACAGCCTGCACCGGTCTGCCCGTTGACGCCTTTATAGCTTCTGACCGGGTAAACTCGAATAAATTCTATGGCTTTTCAGGAGGAACCTTCTATGTAAGTACCAATAAAGGAGCAACCTTTACGGCAGCTGCCACAGGGCTTCCGGATCCGGCTTCCAGTCCGTCACCGGAGACAACACCTGTCAGTTTTAAAGCAATGCCGGGCATTGAAGGGGATATCTGGCTTACCGGCGGAAGCGAAGGCTATGCATATGGTTTATGGCATTCCACGAATTCCGGTGCTACCTTTACGAAACTAAATAACGTGGAAGAAGCGGATGTAGTAGGTTTTGGTATGGCTGCACCCGGAGCAAGCTATATGGCCCTTTATATTTCTGCACAGATCGATGGGGTTAGAGGAATCTTCCGCTCCACAGATGCAGGTGCAAGCTGGGTAAGAATCAATGATGACAATCACCAGTATGGCAGAACAAATATGTGTATTACCGGTGACCCAAGAATCTATGGACGTGTGTATGTGGGTACCAATGGAAGAGGTATAGTCTATGGCGATACAACAGTAACACCTACAATAACACCAACACCTACTGCGACACCGACTCCCACCACAACCCCTACTGTAACGCCAACGGTAACACCAACAGTAACACCTACCACCACACCAACACCAACGAATTCCGCTATATCACCTACATCAGCTGCCTTTGATAAAAACACCGCCAAGCAGGCAGATATTACCGTTACAATTTCACCAAACGGTAATACACTGAATGGAATTAAGAATGGTACAACAGCACTTACTGCAGGAACAGATTATACGGTGTCAGGAAATACAGTTGTTATAAAGAAATCCTACCTGTCCGGAAGGCCGGTGGGTACTACAAGCCTAACCTTTGATTTTAGCGCGGGAAGTGATCCGGTATTAAGTATAATAGTTTCAGATACCACCAATAACGGCAGCAGCGGTTTGGCAGTTCAGATGTATAATAACGGGATTGCCTCCAGCACTCAAAGTATATCACCGCAGTTTAAGCTGGTGAATAACGGGAGCGCTGCTATTAGCCTGTCAGGAGTAAAGCTTCGATATTACTTCACAGAGGATGGGACTGCTGCACAGAACTTCTGGTGCGATTGGTCGTCTGTAGGCTCTGCCAATGTGACAGGTGCCTTTGTGAGTCTGTCCGCGGTTAAGACTACCGCAGACTGTTATCTTGAAATCAGTTTCTCCGGCAGTGCAGGAAGTCTGGCGGCGGGATCCAGTGCATTTATACAAACCAGATTCTCAAAATCTGATTGGAGTAACTATACACAAACCAATGACTATTCCTATAATTCCAGCAGTACAGCCTATGGTGACTGGAGTAAAGTTACAGCTTATCTGAATGGGAATTTAGTATGGGGAGTGGAGCCGTAG
- a CDS encoding helix-turn-helix domain-containing protein: MENERIGYFIAECRKEKQITQQELADKLNITNKAVSKWETGKGLPDITILTELAKILGVSSDEILRGKKNEKESSFSDDRVENKASEKVMNHSNDIVINYMLQKSITKFKLMAMVSILLSFAGIIIQYFVWMDAKNLTGWLFGCWIEICGAGIFYYYKTIMENQMKDYKTVTEKEVEIKEVSSPYLRPLMTAWGIMLMTLMLYAI, encoded by the coding sequence ATGGAGAATGAACGAATCGGTTATTTTATTGCAGAGTGCCGTAAAGAAAAACAAATCACACAGCAAGAACTTGCTGACAAATTAAATATCACAAATAAAGCGGTTTCAAAATGGGAGACCGGAAAGGGCTTGCCGGATATTACAATTCTTACAGAGCTGGCAAAAATATTAGGTGTATCCTCAGACGAAATTCTTAGGGGTAAGAAAAATGAGAAAGAAAGCTCTTTTTCAGATGACAGGGTTGAAAATAAAGCTAGTGAAAAGGTGATGAATCACAGCAACGATATAGTGATAAATTATATGCTTCAAAAATCCATAACGAAATTTAAACTAATGGCTATGGTTAGTATTCTGTTATCCTTTGCCGGTATTATAATACAGTATTTTGTCTGGATGGATGCAAAGAATCTGACAGGGTGGTTATTTGGCTGTTGGATTGAAATCTGTGGTGCCGGTATCTTCTATTATTATAAAACAATCATGGAAAACCAAATGAAAGACTACAAGACCGTAACGGAAAAGGAAGTAGAGATAAAGGAGGTTAGTAGTCCATACCTAAGGCCGCTAATGACAGCATGGGGGATAATGCTAATGACGCTTATGTTATATGCAATTTAG